A region from the Sandaracinus amylolyticus genome encodes:
- a CDS encoding tetratricopeptide repeat protein → MGYFSYYLGWILLTYLVQYPPLLVGLVVLFVLRRFVPDPWVLFRTMGRIQALRRQIDANPANVTARRDLAMVYVERLRPGRALELLDEARKRFPDDAELLYLSGLAQFKRRDYEKALEPLVKSVQMDPRVRFGEPYLVAGDALRKLGRDEEAIDAYERFVSTNSSSIEGHVKLALAFRATKDEAAAKKALDEAFATWGQIPGYKRRKELQWWLYAWICRLFV, encoded by the coding sequence ATGGGATATTTCTCGTACTACCTCGGCTGGATCCTGCTGACGTACCTCGTGCAGTACCCGCCGCTGCTCGTGGGCCTCGTGGTGCTCTTCGTGCTGCGGCGCTTCGTACCGGATCCGTGGGTGCTCTTCCGCACGATGGGGCGCATCCAGGCGCTGCGGCGGCAGATCGACGCGAACCCCGCGAACGTGACGGCGCGCCGCGATCTCGCGATGGTCTACGTCGAGCGGCTGCGTCCCGGGCGCGCGCTCGAGCTGCTGGACGAGGCGCGCAAGCGCTTCCCCGACGACGCGGAGCTGCTCTATCTGTCGGGCCTCGCGCAGTTCAAGCGACGCGACTACGAGAAGGCGCTCGAGCCGCTCGTGAAGTCGGTGCAGATGGACCCGCGCGTGCGCTTCGGCGAGCCGTATCTCGTCGCCGGGGATGCGCTGCGGAAGCTCGGGCGCGACGAGGAGGCGATCGACGCGTACGAGCGCTTCGTGTCGACGAACTCGAGCTCGATCGAGGGGCACGTGAAGCTCGCGCTCGCGTTCCGCGCGACCAAGGACGAGGCCGCCGCGAAGAAGGCGCTCGACGAGGCGTTCGCGACGTGGGGGCAGATCCCCGGCTACAAGCGACGCAAGGAGCTGCAGTGGTGGCTCTACGCGTGGATCTGCCGGCTCTTCGTGTGA
- a CDS encoding DoxX family protein, whose translation MDTRRLGTRRDPVALTLLRVVAGVTMAAHGWQKVEGFDGWRDTVASMGVPAADVLAALAVAGELGGGIGLALGLLTPLSALGVLAVMIVATTAVHLPNGFFAQDGGFEYPLLMATVALFFLLRGPGPYSVDAMVRGRARHRREPERGAPYREPIGRPA comes from the coding sequence ATGGACACTCGGAGGCTCGGGACGCGGCGTGATCCGGTCGCGCTCACGCTGCTGCGCGTCGTCGCCGGCGTGACGATGGCGGCGCACGGCTGGCAGAAGGTCGAGGGGTTCGACGGATGGCGGGACACCGTCGCGTCGATGGGCGTGCCCGCGGCGGACGTGCTCGCGGCGCTCGCCGTCGCCGGTGAGCTCGGCGGCGGGATCGGCCTCGCGCTCGGGCTGCTGACGCCGCTGTCGGCGCTGGGCGTGCTCGCGGTGATGATCGTCGCGACCACCGCGGTGCACCTGCCGAACGGGTTCTTCGCGCAGGACGGCGGGTTCGAGTACCCGCTCCTGATGGCGACGGTCGCGCTCTTCTTCCTCCTGCGCGGGCCCGGGCCGTACAGCGTGGACGCGATGGTGCGCGGTCGTGCGCGACACCGGCGCGAGCCCGAGCGGGGCGCGCCGTACCGCGAGCCGATCGGGCGCCCGGCGTAA
- the pyc gene encoding pyruvate carboxylase, whose translation MSTSLATRRPRPITKLLCANRGEIAIRVFRAATELGIPTVAVYSHQDRVHLHRYKADEAYLVGKGKSAVAAYLGIEEIIDVALACGADGIHPGYGFLSENAGLSEACREVGIAFVGPSPEVLRRFGDKTAARTLAKEIGVSMVPGTDGPVSTIEQAREFCAHAGFPVIVKAAMGGGGRGMRVVRREEDLAESFSRAQSEALAAFGDGTVFIERYVDKPRHVEVQILADAAGEVIHLYERDCSVQRRHQKVVEMAPAQNLPAGVREALCRDAVALARATGYRNAGTVEFLVDREGRHYFIEVNPRIQVEHTVTEEVTGIDLVQSQIRIAGGATFADLGLSQDAVSIRGVAIQCRVTTEDPRKNFQPDTGRIEVFRAGEGMGIRLDAGSGYAGAQISPDYDSMLVKCTAHALTFEGAVHKLSRALAEFRVRGVSTNIPFLSNVLRHPDFESANVWTSWVDDTRALFDFPLRKNRGQRLLHYLGDVVVNGPGIPGMGAQPPARIEPVVPALSPEGSALKSPPPQGWRDILVHLGPAAFAKAVRKHRGLLVTDTTWRDAHQSLLATRVRTRDLLAIAPTTARLMAPLFSLECWGGATFDVSLRFLHECPWDRLERLRDAVPNIPFQMLFRGANAVGYTSYPDNVVFAFAKMAKDKGVDVFRIFDSLNYVENMKLGIDAVGNAGGVVEAAICYTGDVSDPTRKKYSLQYYVDLAGELVKLGIHVLAIKDMAGLLKPRAASMLVGALRRAYPDLPIHVHTHDTAGTGVASMLACAEADADVVDLALPAMAGLTSQPTMSAVVAALAGTTRDTSLTTDSIRKLNGYWEQTRALYAPFESGQTGYAPDLYEHEMPGGQYTNLLFQAQQNGLGDRWASIKRAYREANQLLGDIIKVTPSSKVVGDLAQFMVQNDLDAKMVEEQADTLSFPTSVVEFLEGRLGQPHGGFPEPLRTKVLRGRKPIDERPGATLPPLDLDALKKSLVEEHGDVAIRDHDVMSAAMYPQVFREYRRFRTKNGDVSVLPTRHFLAPLQKGEELLFDIERGKTLVVVLRAVGELDDEGNRRVFFELNGQPRAVSVVDRSAKAATKQRERASTSEPGSVGAPMPGSVVDVRVSVGAKITKGDPLVVLSAMKMETVVASPVSGVVKRVAVAKDDALKAGDLLVEVQVVEAAVAQA comes from the coding sequence GTGTCCACTTCGCTGGCGACCAGGCGACCGAGACCGATCACCAAGCTCCTCTGCGCCAACCGGGGCGAGATCGCGATCCGCGTGTTCCGCGCCGCGACCGAGCTCGGCATCCCGACGGTCGCGGTCTATTCGCACCAGGATCGCGTCCACCTCCATCGCTACAAGGCGGACGAGGCGTACCTCGTCGGCAAGGGCAAGAGCGCGGTCGCGGCGTACCTCGGCATCGAGGAGATCATCGACGTCGCGCTCGCGTGCGGCGCCGACGGCATCCACCCGGGCTACGGGTTCCTGTCCGAGAACGCGGGGCTCAGCGAGGCGTGCCGCGAGGTGGGCATCGCGTTCGTCGGGCCCTCGCCCGAGGTGCTCCGGCGCTTCGGCGACAAGACCGCGGCGCGCACGCTCGCGAAGGAGATCGGCGTCTCGATGGTGCCGGGCACCGACGGCCCGGTGAGCACGATCGAGCAGGCGCGCGAGTTCTGCGCGCACGCCGGGTTCCCGGTGATCGTGAAGGCCGCGATGGGCGGCGGCGGTCGCGGCATGCGCGTGGTGCGCCGCGAGGAGGATCTCGCGGAGTCGTTCTCGCGCGCGCAGAGCGAAGCGCTCGCGGCGTTCGGCGACGGCACGGTCTTCATCGAGCGCTACGTCGATAAGCCGCGCCACGTCGAGGTGCAGATCCTCGCGGATGCCGCGGGCGAGGTGATCCACCTCTACGAGCGCGACTGCAGCGTGCAGCGACGGCACCAGAAGGTCGTCGAGATGGCGCCCGCGCAGAACCTGCCGGCGGGTGTGCGCGAGGCGCTGTGCCGTGATGCCGTCGCGCTGGCGCGCGCGACCGGATACCGCAACGCGGGCACCGTCGAGTTCCTCGTCGACCGCGAGGGGCGTCACTACTTCATCGAGGTCAATCCGCGCATCCAGGTCGAGCACACGGTCACGGAGGAAGTGACCGGCATCGACCTCGTGCAGTCGCAGATCCGCATCGCGGGCGGCGCGACGTTCGCGGACCTCGGGCTCTCGCAGGACGCGGTGTCGATCCGCGGCGTCGCGATCCAGTGCCGCGTCACGACCGAAGACCCGCGGAAGAATTTCCAGCCCGACACCGGGCGCATCGAGGTCTTCCGCGCCGGCGAGGGCATGGGCATCCGGCTCGACGCGGGCAGCGGCTACGCGGGCGCACAGATCAGCCCCGACTACGACTCGATGCTCGTGAAGTGCACGGCGCACGCGCTCACCTTCGAGGGCGCGGTGCACAAGCTCTCGCGCGCGCTCGCCGAGTTCCGGGTGCGCGGCGTGAGCACGAACATCCCGTTCCTCTCGAACGTGCTGCGCCACCCCGACTTCGAGTCGGCGAACGTGTGGACCTCGTGGGTCGACGACACGCGCGCGCTCTTCGACTTCCCGCTGCGCAAGAACCGCGGTCAGCGCTTGCTGCACTACCTCGGCGACGTCGTGGTGAACGGGCCCGGCATCCCGGGCATGGGCGCGCAGCCGCCCGCGCGCATCGAGCCGGTGGTCCCGGCTCTGTCGCCGGAGGGCAGCGCGCTGAAGTCGCCGCCGCCGCAGGGGTGGCGCGACATCCTCGTGCACCTCGGGCCCGCGGCGTTCGCGAAGGCAGTGCGCAAGCACCGCGGTCTGCTCGTCACCGACACGACGTGGCGCGACGCGCACCAGTCGCTGCTCGCCACCCGCGTGAGGACGCGGGATCTGCTCGCGATCGCGCCCACGACCGCGCGCCTGATGGCGCCGCTCTTCTCGCTCGAGTGCTGGGGCGGCGCGACGTTCGACGTGTCGCTGCGCTTCCTCCACGAGTGCCCGTGGGATCGCCTCGAGCGGCTGCGCGACGCGGTGCCGAACATCCCGTTCCAGATGCTCTTCCGCGGCGCGAACGCGGTCGGCTACACGAGCTATCCCGACAACGTCGTGTTCGCCTTCGCGAAGATGGCGAAGGACAAGGGCGTCGACGTCTTCCGCATCTTCGACTCGCTCAACTACGTCGAGAACATGAAGCTCGGCATCGACGCGGTCGGCAACGCGGGCGGCGTGGTCGAGGCCGCGATCTGCTACACGGGCGACGTCAGCGATCCCACGCGCAAGAAGTACTCGCTGCAGTACTACGTGGACCTCGCGGGCGAGCTCGTGAAGCTCGGCATCCACGTCCTCGCCATCAAGGACATGGCGGGGCTGCTGAAGCCGCGCGCCGCGTCGATGCTCGTCGGCGCGCTGCGCCGCGCGTATCCGGATCTGCCGATCCACGTGCACACGCACGACACCGCGGGCACCGGCGTCGCGTCGATGCTCGCGTGCGCCGAGGCCGATGCGGACGTGGTCGATCTCGCGCTGCCCGCGATGGCGGGCCTCACGTCGCAGCCGACGATGAGCGCGGTGGTCGCGGCGCTCGCGGGCACGACGCGCGACACGTCGCTCACCACCGACTCGATCCGCAAGCTCAACGGGTACTGGGAGCAGACGCGCGCGCTCTACGCGCCGTTCGAGAGCGGGCAGACGGGCTACGCGCCCGACCTCTACGAGCACGAGATGCCGGGCGGGCAGTACACGAACCTGCTCTTCCAAGCGCAGCAGAACGGGCTCGGTGACCGCTGGGCCTCGATCAAGCGCGCGTACCGCGAGGCGAACCAGCTGCTCGGCGACATCATCAAGGTCACGCCGAGCAGCAAGGTCGTCGGCGACCTCGCGCAGTTCATGGTGCAGAACGATCTCGACGCGAAGATGGTCGAGGAGCAGGCGGACACGCTCTCGTTCCCGACCAGCGTCGTCGAGTTCCTCGAGGGTCGCCTCGGTCAGCCCCACGGCGGCTTCCCCGAGCCGCTGCGCACGAAGGTGCTGCGCGGCCGCAAGCCGATCGACGAGCGCCCGGGCGCGACGCTCCCGCCGCTCGATCTCGACGCGCTGAAGAAGTCGCTCGTCGAGGAGCACGGCGACGTCGCGATCCGCGATCACGACGTGATGAGCGCCGCGATGTACCCGCAGGTCTTCCGCGAGTACCGTCGCTTCCGCACGAAGAACGGCGACGTGTCGGTGCTGCCGACGCGTCACTTCCTCGCGCCGCTGCAGAAGGGCGAGGAGCTGCTCTTCGACATCGAGCGCGGCAAGACGCTCGTCGTGGTGCTGCGCGCGGTGGGCGAGCTCGACGACGAGGGCAACCGCCGCGTGTTCTTCGAGCTCAACGGTCAGCCGCGCGCGGTGAGCGTGGTCGATCGCTCGGCGAAGGCGGCGACGAAGCAGCGCGAGCGCGCGAGCACGAGCGAGCCGGGATCGGTCGGCGCGCCGATGCCGGGCTCGGTGGTCGACGTGCGCGTGAGCGTCGGCGCGAAGATCACGAAGGGCGATCCGCTCGTCGTGCTCTCGGCGATGAAGATGGAGACCGTCGTCGCGTCGCCGGTGAGCGGCGTGGTGAAGCGCGTCGCGGTCGCGAAGGACGACGCGCTCAAGGCGGGCGATCTGCTGGTCGAGGTGCAGGTCGTGGAAGCGGCGGTCGCGCAGGCCTGA
- a CDS encoding matrixin family metalloprotease, whose translation MSRLRALAPMLLALVACDHGPAPAAIGLTCAMLDEAPTLVDLDLRFANADEAREYLEHGSSETPREHLIVATDGPSIATLPLEVRGDLTYCVSDELGASRDAVIAATERAAAMWSSVADVRFRFVTPPRCAERGVDAHLVIIPECGASRVVANAMLPWRSGRRGQELAINVCYWDHDAVVASDDALTRTLLHELGHVLGLVHAWNTADYVGACECASSTSFLALAPYDPASIMNYPDCGATWSLFDPPALSDADRAGIEELYCAPGAGPPPCP comes from the coding sequence ATGAGCCGACTCCGCGCGCTCGCTCCGATGCTGCTCGCGCTCGTCGCGTGCGATCACGGTCCAGCGCCCGCGGCGATCGGGCTGACGTGCGCGATGCTCGACGAGGCGCCGACGTTGGTCGATCTCGATCTGCGCTTCGCGAACGCCGACGAGGCGCGCGAGTACCTCGAGCACGGCTCGAGCGAGACGCCGCGCGAGCACCTGATCGTCGCGACCGACGGGCCCTCGATCGCGACCCTGCCGCTCGAGGTCCGCGGTGACCTCACGTACTGCGTGAGCGACGAGCTCGGCGCGTCGCGCGACGCGGTGATCGCGGCGACCGAGCGGGCCGCCGCGATGTGGTCGTCGGTCGCGGACGTGCGCTTCCGCTTCGTCACGCCGCCGCGCTGCGCGGAGCGCGGCGTCGACGCGCACCTCGTGATCATCCCGGAGTGCGGCGCGTCGCGCGTCGTCGCGAACGCGATGCTCCCGTGGCGCTCGGGCCGGCGAGGGCAGGAGCTCGCGATCAACGTCTGCTACTGGGATCACGACGCCGTCGTCGCGAGCGACGACGCGCTCACTCGCACGCTGCTGCACGAGCTCGGTCACGTGCTCGGCCTCGTGCACGCGTGGAACACCGCGGACTACGTCGGTGCGTGCGAGTGCGCGAGCTCGACGTCGTTCCTCGCGCTCGCGCCGTACGATCCCGCGTCGATCATGAACTACCCGGACTGCGGCGCGACGTGGTCGCTCTTCGATCCGCCCGCGCTGAGCGACGCGGATCGAGCCGGCATCGAGGAGCTCTACTGCGCCCCCGGTGCCGGCCCGCCTCCGTGTCCCTGA
- a CDS encoding thiol-disulfide oxidoreductase DCC family protein, whose amino-acid sequence MREAWLVEVFFDGACPLCRREIELLRRLDRRGRVRFTDIAAPGFDAHALGRRYGEMMDRIHARTADGEWVVGVEVFRRFYEAIGLGALVRITRARPIDALLQRAYETFARNRLKWTGRCEEGTCRAATDVA is encoded by the coding sequence ATGCGCGAGGCCTGGCTGGTCGAGGTCTTCTTCGATGGCGCGTGTCCGCTGTGTCGCCGCGAGATCGAGCTCCTGCGACGTCTGGACCGGCGCGGTCGCGTCCGCTTCACCGACATCGCCGCGCCCGGCTTCGACGCGCACGCGCTCGGTCGACGCTACGGCGAGATGATGGACCGCATCCACGCGCGCACGGCCGACGGCGAGTGGGTCGTCGGCGTCGAGGTCTTCCGGCGCTTCTACGAGGCGATCGGGCTCGGCGCGCTGGTGCGGATCACGCGCGCGCGGCCGATCGACGCGCTGCTCCAGCGCGCGTACGAGACGTTCGCGCGCAACCGCTTGAAGTGGACCGGACGCTGCGAGGAGGGCACGTGTCGAGCGGCAACGGACGTCGCCTGA
- a CDS encoding MerR family transcriptional regulator produces the protein MSSGNGRRLKPVSADDREGTATYPMRVVTRLTGLTADTIRVWERRYGAVRPERTQGNVRRYSSGEIRRLTLLREAVSRGHAIGEIGALPDDELEKLSSTPRQDEPSESATHRGRWWPIIESYLDAVERYDLRRADEILTRTAVLTSPRELALEVVAPLLREVGERWEHGAMSIAQEHVISGQAKSLLGTLLRAGATDAGAPRIVTAAAEAHQHELGALIAGVLASTRGVVPIHLGPDVPWSELRGAVRRAGADVVLLGFARDLERTEARRCAEELRRLADDVEVWVGAPEGHPSTSADRRVRVFHDFDEVDAELAHRFSRAQP, from the coding sequence GTGTCGAGCGGCAACGGACGTCGCCTGAAGCCGGTGAGCGCCGACGATCGCGAGGGCACCGCGACGTACCCGATGCGCGTGGTGACGCGTCTCACCGGGCTGACCGCGGACACGATCCGGGTGTGGGAACGACGCTACGGCGCGGTGCGCCCCGAGCGCACGCAGGGCAACGTGCGCCGCTACTCGAGCGGCGAGATCCGGCGCCTCACGCTGCTGCGCGAGGCGGTCTCGCGCGGGCACGCGATCGGCGAGATCGGCGCGCTCCCCGACGACGAGCTCGAGAAGCTCTCGAGCACGCCGCGCCAGGACGAGCCGAGCGAGAGCGCGACGCATCGCGGGCGGTGGTGGCCGATCATCGAGTCGTACCTCGACGCGGTCGAGCGCTACGACCTGCGGCGCGCCGACGAGATCCTCACGCGCACTGCCGTGCTGACGAGCCCGCGCGAGCTCGCGCTCGAGGTCGTCGCGCCGCTGCTGCGCGAGGTGGGCGAGCGATGGGAGCACGGCGCGATGTCGATCGCGCAGGAGCACGTGATCTCGGGGCAGGCGAAGAGCCTGCTCGGCACGTTGCTGCGCGCGGGCGCGACCGACGCGGGCGCACCGCGCATCGTCACCGCGGCGGCGGAGGCGCACCAGCACGAGCTCGGCGCGTTGATCGCGGGCGTGCTCGCGTCGACGCGCGGTGTGGTGCCGATCCACCTCGGTCCCGACGTGCCGTGGTCGGAGCTGCGCGGCGCCGTGCGGCGTGCGGGCGCGGACGTCGTGCTGCTCGGGTTCGCGCGAGACCTCGAGCGCACGGAGGCGCGTCGCTGCGCCGAGGAGCTGCGGCGGCTCGCGGACGACGTCGAGGTATGGGTCGGCGCGCCCGAAGGACATCCGAGCACGAGCGCGGATCGGCGAGTGCGCGTCTTCCACGACTTCGACGAGGTCGACGCGGAGCTAGCGCACCGGTTCTCGCGCGCGCAGCCGTAG
- a CDS encoding peptidyl-prolyl cis-trans isomerase, which produces MERWRRWAREPLVWFVAAGAVIFAIDRALLQDERAARAIVVDDAFVAGLRARFVERHGRAPDAREEDALVRDFVREEALSREARAAGLDEGDAIVRRRLVQKLELMLAGSVHVPEPDDEALETWMRAHEDELRVPARVTLEHVLFARDLRGARAEEDARTALDTGAIESGDPFVRGRAIGPSSEARIAAEMGAAFARAVIDMTPEQGWTGPIASTYGAHLVRVIAREEARMPALDDVRARVAAAWIEERRAALVDAEIARIVASYDVVIE; this is translated from the coding sequence GTGGAGCGGTGGCGGCGGTGGGCGCGCGAGCCCTTGGTGTGGTTCGTCGCGGCGGGCGCGGTGATCTTCGCGATCGATCGCGCGCTCTTGCAGGACGAGCGCGCAGCGCGCGCGATCGTCGTCGACGATGCGTTCGTCGCGGGGCTGCGCGCGCGCTTCGTGGAGCGTCACGGGCGGGCACCCGATGCGCGCGAGGAGGACGCGCTGGTGCGCGACTTCGTGCGCGAGGAGGCGCTCTCGCGCGAGGCGCGCGCGGCCGGGCTCGACGAGGGCGACGCGATCGTTCGGCGCCGTCTGGTGCAGAAGCTCGAGCTGATGCTCGCGGGCTCGGTGCACGTGCCCGAGCCCGACGACGAAGCGCTCGAGACATGGATGCGCGCGCACGAGGACGAGCTGCGCGTGCCGGCGCGGGTGACCCTCGAGCACGTGCTCTTCGCGCGCGACCTGCGCGGCGCGCGCGCCGAAGAGGATGCGCGCACCGCGCTCGACACCGGCGCGATCGAGAGCGGTGACCCGTTCGTGCGTGGTCGCGCGATCGGACCGAGCAGCGAGGCGCGCATCGCCGCGGAGATGGGCGCGGCCTTCGCGCGCGCGGTGATCGACATGACGCCCGAGCAGGGATGGACGGGCCCGATCGCGAGCACGTACGGCGCGCACCTCGTGCGGGTGATCGCGCGCGAGGAAGCGCGGATGCCCGCGCTCGACGACGTGCGGGCGCGCGTGGCCGCGGCGTGGATCGAGGAGCGACGCGCCGCGCTCGTGGACGCGGAGATCGCACGCATCGTCGCCAGCTACGACGTGGTGATCGAGTGA
- a CDS encoding HupE/UreJ family protein — translation MRVALVIAIVLIASTAHAHPLAFGALDVREDARGDVDVSFRFSGTETRVTGAEVVMPSRCVARGELVSAITGGESRVMRFACGGLGGETIAVRGMEGTGVQIAVRVERADGSIVRARLDDGTREVRLDARDTGITAYLRLGVEHIAGGIDHLLFVLGLLLVVRSRAAMIAGVTSFTIGHSITLALAALDVVTVRAAPVEACIALSIVLLAREVARPESASLVRRAPWIAAGGLGLLHGLGFAGALAEVGLPSDAIVPALLGFNVGVELGQLAFVAIVVAIGLVVRVERARLACALGMGALASFFFFERLAALGT, via the coding sequence GTGAGGGTCGCGCTCGTGATCGCGATCGTCCTGATCGCATCGACGGCGCACGCGCACCCGCTCGCGTTCGGCGCGCTCGACGTGCGCGAGGACGCGCGCGGGGACGTCGACGTGTCGTTCCGGTTCTCGGGCACCGAGACGCGCGTGACGGGCGCAGAGGTCGTGATGCCGTCGCGCTGCGTCGCGCGCGGCGAGCTCGTGTCGGCGATCACCGGGGGCGAGAGCCGCGTGATGCGCTTCGCGTGCGGCGGGCTCGGGGGCGAGACGATCGCGGTGCGCGGGATGGAGGGCACCGGCGTGCAGATCGCGGTGCGCGTCGAGCGCGCCGACGGATCGATCGTGCGCGCGCGGCTCGACGACGGCACACGCGAGGTGCGCCTCGACGCGCGCGACACCGGCATCACCGCGTACCTGCGGCTCGGCGTCGAGCACATCGCGGGCGGCATCGATCACCTCCTCTTCGTGCTCGGGCTGCTGCTCGTCGTGCGCTCGCGCGCTGCGATGATCGCGGGGGTCACGAGCTTCACGATCGGGCACAGCATCACGCTCGCGCTCGCGGCGCTCGACGTGGTCACCGTGCGCGCGGCGCCGGTCGAGGCGTGCATCGCGCTCTCGATCGTGCTGCTCGCGCGCGAGGTCGCGCGGCCCGAGAGCGCATCGCTCGTGCGGCGTGCGCCGTGGATCGCGGCCGGTGGGCTCGGGCTGCTGCACGGGCTCGGGTTCGCGGGCGCGCTCGCCGAGGTCGGTCTGCCGAGCGATGCGATCGTGCCGGCGCTGCTCGGGTTCAACGTCGGCGTCGAGCTCGGTCAGCTCGCGTTCGTCGCGATCGTGGTCGCGATCGGTCTCGTCGTGCGCGTGGAGCGCGCGCGCCTCGCGTGTGCGCTCGGGATGGGCGCGCTCGCCTCGTTCTTCTTCTTCGAGCGGCTCGCCGCGCTGGGGACGTGA
- a CDS encoding DUF3604 domain-containing protein produces the protein MRTWISTLLVLALAACGDDDDAVGELDAGPPDAGPTLIALPDERAPCALRDPLRRPLFGDLHVHTARSFDAAAYDVRTGPRDAYDFARGLPIGLPPYDAEGRPMRTLQLARPLDFAAITDHSEFLGEIAICTDPSSPGFTSRTCETWREGRGRGGHYGELTASLAFAPPRRPSVCGTDPTLCASELGDVWQEMNDAAEDAYDRSDACSFTTFVAYEWTGSAGGDNIHRNVLFRTRSVPRLPVSYVEAWTPERLWDALEAGCLEQSTPEGTAPCDVLAIPHNGNLGAGSMFVPVRDDGTPYDRADAERRARLEPLMELYQHKGSSECLDTRGDPLGSEDELCRFEELHPSVCRGLPDDPEACVESCSEGGGIGFLGGCVSGGDFARGALRTGLIERARVGANPFEVGFVGSTDTHQSLAGGVDESSFRGHLGDSEDEASEQLDVDPGVLIRGLTVSPGGLAVVWAEENSRDSIFAALRRRETYATSGTRIVVRAFAGAQIPDDACASAELARIGYERGVPMGGDVDTSAGTPRIVIAAQRDPMGAPLERIQLVIGTLEADGTTRERVIDVAGSEITEGPDATTCAPPAGGSDQLCAVHTLSELDASRPAFVYARVLEVPTCRWSHYVCAESGVDCATIDADDPRAVCCGDRARHVIRERAWTSPVWWTPR, from the coding sequence ATGCGCACATGGATCTCGACGCTGCTCGTGCTCGCGCTCGCCGCGTGCGGTGACGACGACGATGCCGTCGGCGAGCTCGACGCAGGGCCGCCCGACGCGGGCCCGACGCTGATCGCGCTCCCCGACGAGCGCGCGCCCTGCGCGCTGCGCGACCCGCTGCGCCGCCCGCTCTTCGGCGATCTGCACGTGCACACCGCGCGCTCGTTCGACGCCGCCGCGTACGACGTGCGCACCGGGCCGCGCGACGCGTACGACTTCGCGCGCGGCCTCCCGATCGGTCTGCCTCCGTACGATGCGGAAGGACGGCCGATGCGCACGCTCCAGCTCGCGCGCCCGCTCGACTTCGCGGCGATCACCGATCACTCCGAGTTCCTCGGCGAGATCGCGATCTGCACCGATCCGAGCTCGCCCGGCTTCACGTCGCGCACCTGCGAGACCTGGCGCGAAGGGCGCGGGCGCGGCGGGCACTACGGGGAGCTCACCGCGTCGCTCGCGTTCGCGCCGCCGCGACGCCCGAGCGTGTGCGGGACCGATCCGACGCTCTGCGCGAGCGAGCTCGGCGACGTGTGGCAGGAGATGAACGACGCCGCCGAGGACGCGTACGACCGCAGCGACGCGTGCTCGTTCACGACGTTCGTCGCGTACGAATGGACCGGCTCGGCGGGCGGCGACAACATCCATCGCAACGTCCTCTTCCGCACGCGCTCGGTGCCGCGCCTGCCGGTGAGCTACGTCGAGGCGTGGACGCCCGAGCGCCTCTGGGACGCGCTCGAGGCGGGCTGTCTCGAGCAGTCGACGCCGGAGGGCACCGCGCCGTGCGACGTGCTCGCGATCCCGCACAACGGGAACCTCGGCGCGGGCTCGATGTTCGTGCCGGTGCGCGACGACGGCACGCCCTACGACCGCGCCGACGCGGAGCGACGCGCGCGCCTCGAGCCGCTGATGGAGCTCTACCAGCACAAGGGCAGCTCGGAGTGCCTCGACACGCGCGGCGATCCGCTCGGCAGCGAGGACGAGCTCTGTCGCTTCGAGGAGCTGCATCCGTCGGTGTGCCGCGGGCTGCCCGACGATCCCGAGGCGTGCGTCGAGAGCTGCAGCGAGGGCGGCGGCATCGGGTTCCTCGGCGGCTGCGTCTCGGGCGGTGACTTCGCGCGCGGCGCGCTGCGCACCGGTCTGATCGAGCGCGCGCGCGTCGGCGCGAACCCGTTCGAGGTGGGCTTCGTCGGCAGCACCGACACGCACCAGTCGCTCGCGGGAGGCGTCGACGAGTCGAGCTTCCGCGGGCACCTCGGTGACTCGGAGGACGAAGCGAGCGAGCAGCTCGACGTCGATCCCGGCGTGCTCATCCGCGGGCTCACGGTGTCGCCCGGCGGGCTCGCGGTGGTGTGGGCCGAGGAGAACTCGCGCGACTCGATCTTCGCGGCGCTGCGGCGTCGCGAGACCTACGCGACGAGCGGCACGCGCATCGTGGTGCGCGCGTTCGCGGGCGCGCAGATCCCGGACGACGCGTGCGCGAGCGCGGAGCTCGCGCGCATCGGGTACGAGCGCGGCGTGCCGATGGGCGGCGACGTCGACACGAGCGCGGGCACACCGCGCATCGTGATCGCGGCGCAGCGTGATCCGATGGGCGCGCCGCTCGAGCGGATCCAGCTCGTGATCGGCACGCTCGAGGCGGACGGCACGACGCGCGAGCGCGTGATCGACGTCGCGGGCAGCGAGATCACCGAGGGCCCCGACGCGACGACGTGCGCGCCGCCCGCGGGCGGATCGGATCAGCTGTGCGCGGTGCACACGCTGAGCGAGCTCGATGCGTCGCGCCCGGCGTTCGTCTACGCGCGCGTGCTCGAGGTGCCGACGTGCCGATGGAGCCACTACGTCTGCGCGGAGTCGGGCGTCGACTGCGCGACGATCGACGCGGACGATCCGCGCGCGGTGTGCTGCGGCGATCGCGCGCGCCACGTGATCCGCGAGCGCGCGTGGACGTCGCCGGTGTGGTGGACCCCGCGCTGA